A genome region from Bufo gargarizans isolate SCDJY-AF-19 chromosome 2, ASM1485885v1, whole genome shotgun sequence includes the following:
- the LOC122925536 gene encoding olfactory receptor-like protein OLF4, with protein MENGTRVIDFYIIAFSKVFGQAFILFPTFLSLYLICLLWNMLIFVTLFMDPHLQKPMYFFLRNLSFVDVLYISVALPKLMDIIITENTRVSFAACFTQMYFFSSFACTEIWLLTMMSYDRYVAICFPLHYVLIMKKKKCDLMVAGCWLSGFCNSLFVTIFASRLSFCRSTYIKQIFCDIKTLTKISCGDIHEFQTMILVEAFLMGLCPFLLILMSYSNILANILGLSSIHQRRKTFSTCTSHLTILLMFYGTLLCMYMIPPSEYSEELDQIFSVFYLAVTPTLNPLIYSLRNKEVKNAIHNILFSNFFYKGISVCKGAL; from the coding sequence ATGGAGAATGGGACACGTGTTATTGACTTCTATATAATAGCTTTCTCCAAAGTGTTTGGTCAAGCGTTCATTTTATTTCCCACATTTCTTTCTCTctacctcatatgtctactttggaACATGTTAATATTTGTGACACTCTTTATGGATCCTCATTTGCAGAAGCCAATGTATTTTTTCCTACGTAACCTCTCCTTTGTAGATGTCCTGTACATTTCAGTGGCACTTCCAAAATTAATGGACATCATTATTACTGAAAACACTCGAGTTTCATTTGCAGCTTGCTTTACACAAATGTACTTTTTTTCTTCCTTTGCTTGCACAGAGATATGGCTGTTGACCATGATGTCTTACGATCGTTATGTAGCAATCTGCTTTCCATTGCACTATGTGTTAATCATGAAGAAGAAAAAGTGTGACCTAATGGTGGCCGGTTGCTGGCTTTCTGGATTTTGTAATTCTCTTTTTGTTACAATTTTTGCCTCTCGCTTGTCCTTCTGCAGATCCACATACATCAAGCAAATATTTTGTGACATTAAAACATTGACAAAGATTTCTTGTGGTGACATACATGAGTTCCAAACAATGATATTGGTAGAGGCTTTTCTCATGGGTTTATGCCCTTTCTTGCTGATTTTGAtgtcctacagtaacattttagcAAATATTCTAGGCTTAAGTTCTATTCATCAAAGGAGAAAAACTTTTTCCACGTGTACCTCTCACCTTACCATCCTTTTAATGTTTTATGGGACCCTACTCTGTATGTACATGATACCACCATCAGAATACTCAGAGGAACTTGACCAGATATTTTCAGTCTTTTACCTAGCAGTGACACCTACACTAAACCCTTTGATTTACAGTCTAAGGAATAAAGAAGTAAAAAATGCCATACATAATATtttattcagcaattttttttacaaaggcaTCAGTGTCTGCAAAGGTGCATTGTAA